A genomic segment from Cuculus canorus isolate bCucCan1 chromosome 20, bCucCan1.pri, whole genome shotgun sequence encodes:
- the PAFAH1B1 gene encoding platelet-activating factor acetylhydrolase IB subunit beta, which translates to MVLSQRQRDELNRAIADYLRSNGYEEAYSVFKKEAELDVNEELDKKYAGLLEKKWTSVIRLQKKVMELESKLNEAKEEFTSGGPLGQKRDPKEWIPRPPEKYALSGHRSPVTRVIFHPVFSVMVSASEDATIKVWDYETGDFERTLKGHTDSVQDISFDHTGKLLASCSADMTIKLWDFQGFECIRTMHGHDHNVSSVAIMPNGDHIVSASRDKTIKMWEVQTGYCVKTFTGHREWVRMVRPNQDGTLIASCSNDQTVRVWVVATKECKAELREHEHVVECISWAPESSYSTISEATGSETKKSGKPGPFLLSGSRDKTIKMWDISTGMCLMTLVGHDNWVRGVLFHSGGKFILSCADDKTLRVWDFKNKRCMKTLNAHEHFVTSLDFHKTAPYVVTGSVDQTVKVWECR; encoded by the exons ATGGTGCTGTCACAAAGGCAACGAGATGAACT aaatcgAGCGATAGCAGATTACCTTCGTTCTAATGGCTATGAAGAGGCTTATTCggtttttaaaaaggaagctgAGTTAGATGTG AATGAAGAGTTAGATAAGAAGTATGCTGgacttctggaaaagaaatggaCATCTGTTATAAGATTACAAAAGAAG GTAATGGAATTGGAATCGAAGCTGAATGAAGCTAAGGAAGAATTTACATCAGGTGGACCTCTTGGTCAGAAACGAGACCCTAAAGAGTGGATTCCTCGTCCTCCAGAGAAGTATGCATTGAGTGGGCATAGGAGTCCTGTCACTCGAGTAATTTTCCATCCAGTCTTTAGTGTTATGGTCTCTGCTTCAGAGGATGCCACAATAAAG GTGTGGGATTATGAGACAGGAGACTTTGAACGAACCCTTAAGGGGCATACAGACTCTGTGCAAGATATTTCCTTTGACCACACTGGCAAACTATTGGCCTCCTGTTCTGCTGATATGACCATTAAGCTATGGGATTTCCAGGGCTTTGAGTGCATCAGAACTATGCATG gTCATGATCATAATGTTTCTTCAGTAGCCATCATGCCCAATGGAGATCATATAGTTTCTGCCTCAAGGGATAAAACTATCAAAATGTGGGAAGTCCAAACAGG TTACTGTGTGAAGACTTTCACGGGTCACAGAGAATGGGTGCGCATGGTGCGGCCTAACCAGGATGGCACCTTAATTGCCAGTTGTTCTAATGACCAGACAGTGCGTGTTTGGGTGGTAGCGACAAAGGAATGCAAAGCTGAGCTCCGGGAACATGAGCACGTGGTAGAATGCATTTCCTGGGCTCCTGAGAGCTCGTACTCCACCATATCAGAAGCTACAGGATCAGAG ACTAAGAAGAGTGGCAAGCCTGGGCCTTTTCTGCTGTCTGGATCCAGAGACAAGACCATTAAGATGTGGGACATCAGCACTGGCATGTGCCTTATGACACTT GTGGGCCATGATAATTGGGTACGTGGCGTTCTGTTCCACTCTGggggaaaatttattttgagCTGTGCTGATGACAAGACTCTACGTGTCTGGGACTTCAAGAACAAGCGATGCATGAAAACCCTCAATGCGCATGAACACTTTGTTACCTCTTTGG ATTTCCACAAGACGGCACCGTATGTGGTTACTGGAAGTGTAGATCAAACAGTAAAAGTGTGGGAGTGCCGTTGA